One part of the Bacillus sp. FJAT-27916 genome encodes these proteins:
- a CDS encoding nucleotidyltransferase domain-containing protein — protein MNKRLAPLTASMRIIEKYFPDCHGAILSGSAARGEVTETSDLDIIVFDDRLQDSYRESFIDFSWPIEVFVHNLTSYQFFFERDCREGRASLPRMIAEGTVLKDMGALKKIQDEAKALLMNGPEVWTQDTITYKRYFITDLLDDLTGSQNRGERIFIAGSLAERLSEFVLRTNRQWTGSSKWMIRSLSQYDKELADGFMEAFNHFYKTDDTKPIERAAASILEPYGGRLFEGFSLGK, from the coding sequence ATGAATAAACGACTGGCCCCATTAACTGCTTCTATGAGGATTATCGAGAAATATTTCCCGGATTGTCACGGAGCAATCCTGTCCGGCAGCGCTGCTCGCGGGGAAGTGACAGAGACCTCGGATTTGGATATCATCGTTTTTGATGACCGTCTCCAGGACTCTTATCGTGAGTCGTTCATCGATTTTAGCTGGCCAATTGAGGTATTTGTCCATAATTTGACCTCTTATCAGTTTTTTTTCGAGCGTGATTGCCGGGAAGGAAGAGCTTCCTTGCCGCGAATGATAGCTGAGGGAACGGTGTTGAAGGATATGGGAGCGTTGAAGAAGATTCAGGATGAGGCAAAGGCATTGCTAATGAATGGCCCAGAGGTGTGGACACAGGATACGATTACATACAAGCGGTATTTTATCACAGATCTATTGGATGATTTAACAGGAAGTCAAAATCGAGGGGAACGCATCTTTATCGCTGGGAGTCTGGCTGAACGATTGAGCGAGTTTGTGCTTAGGACAAATAGGCAATGGACGGGCTCATCTAAATGGATGATTCGCTCTTTGTCCCAGTATGATAAAGAATTGGCGGATGGTTTTATGGAAGCTTTTAATCATTTCTATAAAACGGATGACACGAAACCGATTGAAAGGGCAGCAGCCAGTATACTTGAACCGTATGGCGGAAGGCTGTTCGAGGGTTTTTCACTAGGAAAATAG
- a CDS encoding DEAD/DEAH box helicase, which yields MVDILEKGYIAAVEKAKNDVLNDLYLYFEQTDEKPTFDEYMRYTGGRFEQIWRLAWKSKTVQRMNRYEKLRFLESRGLSADGLSKKGINKLIEQELDGYRTFDLYNWVVDYFKQSPHLWDELYEDVKVKKQKEYFETRILKDSMLDSLMQARMKLYIFLRADVAKHLAFELEGIPKANLHGAKTLADLFHLDIQRSDGEWVLEDFELEAFIGRLTYERIIPAIQNSLPDELKEQYELLSGEKISRHLIWQLIGGRIEELEWEFQEELEQEQVNELLEAAAIPFQYETHYRLYHEQAENRERKRAEELAEQRRLEEEKNRQLEDIFGKEYRTSIYQNTRYVLHIGETNTGKTYQALKQMKAAPTGIYLAPLRLLALEVYEALRSEGISCALKTGEEEKHMEDATHFSCTVEMFHEKDYYDVMVIDEAQMIADKDRGFSWYRAIQKAHAREVHIIGSHSAKKMLLNMLEGNDVELHEYHRNVPLKVEEKPFKLSHVKQGDALIVFSRAKVLQTASRLERDGHKVSIIYGSMPPETRAKQMKRFIDKESKVIVSTDAIGMGLNLPIRRVVFLENEKFDGTRRRMLTSQEVKQLAGRAGRKGLYNVGLVAFTSQIDIMTRLLEDEDKSINTFTIAPTQQVFDRFARYHSSLEHFFYLWGEFKNPHGTKKAPLTQERELYEHIRNTDIERRFSPSDLYGFLHLPFSSNEPALVRQWMANMKAVIHNSDLPEPIMKQDTLDELELSYKSIGLHLLFLYRLGRKTEAYYWERIREEISTRAHSKLRTDVKKYQKKCRSCGKSLPGEYPYNICQSCYDDRLLQRHHYRGRNFR from the coding sequence ATGGTGGATATTTTGGAAAAAGGGTACATCGCTGCCGTAGAAAAAGCAAAGAATGATGTACTGAATGATCTATATCTTTATTTCGAACAAACGGATGAAAAGCCTACGTTCGATGAGTATATGCGTTATACTGGCGGCCGCTTTGAGCAAATTTGGCGATTGGCCTGGAAGAGCAAGACCGTCCAGCGCATGAACCGGTATGAGAAGCTCCGATTTTTGGAGAGCCGTGGTTTGTCAGCAGACGGCTTATCCAAAAAAGGCATCAATAAGCTGATTGAACAGGAGCTTGATGGCTACCGTACATTTGATCTGTATAATTGGGTCGTTGATTATTTTAAACAATCCCCGCATTTATGGGATGAATTATATGAGGATGTGAAGGTGAAGAAGCAGAAGGAATACTTCGAGACCCGCATCTTAAAGGATAGTATGCTGGATAGTTTAATGCAGGCACGGATGAAATTATACATCTTCCTGCGAGCGGATGTGGCAAAGCATTTAGCGTTTGAGCTGGAGGGGATTCCAAAGGCAAATCTTCATGGGGCAAAGACGCTCGCTGATCTTTTTCACCTGGATATTCAGCGAAGCGACGGTGAATGGGTGCTTGAGGATTTTGAACTGGAGGCATTCATTGGAAGGCTGACCTATGAGAGAATCATTCCAGCTATTCAAAACAGTCTGCCAGATGAATTGAAGGAACAGTACGAGCTGCTAAGCGGTGAGAAAATCAGCCGCCATCTTATATGGCAGCTGATTGGCGGTAGGATTGAGGAGTTAGAATGGGAATTCCAGGAGGAACTCGAACAGGAGCAGGTAAATGAGCTGCTGGAAGCGGCGGCGATTCCCTTTCAGTATGAGACCCATTACCGGCTGTATCACGAGCAGGCGGAAAACCGAGAGCGCAAACGGGCCGAAGAGCTTGCGGAGCAAAGAAGGCTGGAGGAGGAAAAGAACCGACAGCTGGAGGACATCTTCGGCAAGGAATACCGGACGTCCATTTATCAAAATACGCGGTATGTGCTTCATATCGGAGAAACGAATACCGGCAAGACATATCAGGCATTGAAACAGATGAAGGCCGCACCTACTGGTATTTATTTGGCTCCATTGAGGCTTCTCGCGCTCGAGGTCTATGAGGCGTTAAGAAGCGAGGGCATTTCCTGTGCGCTGAAGACAGGGGAAGAAGAGAAGCATATGGAGGATGCGACTCACTTCTCCTGCACAGTCGAGATGTTCCATGAGAAGGATTATTATGACGTGATGGTCATAGATGAAGCGCAGATGATTGCCGATAAAGACCGTGGTTTCTCCTGGTACCGGGCCATTCAAAAGGCTCATGCGAGGGAGGTCCATATCATTGGAAGCCATAGTGCGAAAAAGATGCTATTGAACATGCTTGAGGGAAATGATGTGGAGCTGCATGAATATCACCGGAATGTCCCTCTTAAGGTAGAGGAAAAACCGTTTAAGCTGTCTCATGTGAAGCAAGGGGATGCCTTGATTGTCTTCTCACGCGCGAAGGTGCTCCAGACAGCCTCCCGACTGGAAAGGGACGGTCATAAGGTCAGCATCATCTACGGAAGCATGCCCCCTGAGACAAGGGCTAAGCAGATGAAGCGATTCATTGATAAGGAATCAAAGGTCATCGTTTCAACGGATGCCATCGGAATGGGGTTAAACCTGCCAATCCGCCGTGTCGTCTTCCTTGAAAACGAGAAATTTGACGGAACGAGAAGAAGAATGCTCACCTCCCAGGAAGTAAAGCAGCTAGCCGGACGTGCCGGCAGGAAGGGTCTCTACAACGTCGGTTTGGTTGCCTTTACCTCGCAAATTGACATCATGACAAGACTTTTAGAGGATGAGGATAAATCGATCAATACCTTCACGATTGCCCCGACCCAGCAGGTGTTTGACCGGTTTGCCCGCTATCATTCCTCCCTTGAGCATTTCTTCTACCTTTGGGGAGAATTCAAAAATCCACATGGGACGAAGAAGGCGCCGCTGACTCAGGAGCGGGAGCTGTATGAGCATATCCGGAATACTGATATTGAACGACGGTTCTCGCCAAGTGATTTATACGGATTCCTGCATCTTCCATTTTCGAGCAATGAACCAGCACTGGTGCGGCAATGGATGGCCAACATGAAGGCCGTCATTCATAACTCAGACCTGCCAGAGCCCATTATGAAGCAGGATACACTGGATGAATTGGAGCTTTCCTATAAATCCATCGGCCTTCATTTATTGTTCCTTTACCGGCTGGGCCGGAAAACGGAGGCCTATTATTGGGAGCGGATCCGGGAAGAAATCAGTACACGGGCTCACTCAAAGCTCCGGACAGATGTGAAGAAATATCAGAAGAAATGCCGATCATGCGGCAAGTCACTGCCTGGTGAGTACCCCTATAATATTTGCCAATCCTGTTATGATGACAGGCTGCTGCAAAGGCATCACTATCGGGGCAGAAACTTTAGATAA
- a CDS encoding enoyl-CoA hydratase has protein sequence MIEQWSEDTGIHVIRLNRPEHANALSMTLLKELQEALQAIKNKEEIRCVLLTGSGERVFCAGADLKERKGLPESEVKQAVALISTTINLLEEVPQPTIACLNGSAFGGGLELALACDIRLTAAEAKMGLTETTLGIIPGAGGTQRLPRIVGIAKAKEMIYTGKRITASEALEIGLVNAVVPQEELMQTGMEWAGQIAANGPIAVRAAKKAINSSLDTDIASGLEVENQCYQMTIPTEDRLEGLRAFAEKRKPVYKGI, from the coding sequence ATGATTGAACAATGGAGCGAGGACACTGGGATCCATGTGATTAGGCTCAACAGGCCTGAGCATGCCAATGCATTGTCGATGACCCTGCTTAAGGAGCTTCAGGAAGCCTTACAGGCGATAAAGAATAAGGAAGAGATTCGCTGCGTTCTCTTGACGGGAAGCGGTGAGCGGGTGTTCTGTGCGGGGGCAGATCTTAAAGAGAGAAAGGGCCTTCCGGAAAGCGAGGTCAAGCAAGCCGTTGCTCTCATCAGTACCACAATCAATCTGCTGGAGGAGGTTCCTCAGCCGACCATCGCCTGCTTAAACGGCTCTGCCTTTGGCGGAGGGCTTGAATTGGCCCTTGCCTGTGACATCCGCCTTACAGCGGCAGAGGCAAAGATGGGCTTAACGGAGACTACGCTTGGCATTATTCCAGGGGCTGGCGGAACACAGCGGCTTCCGCGTATTGTCGGCATCGCAAAGGCAAAGGAAATGATTTATACCGGAAAGCGCATCACAGCGAGTGAAGCGCTTGAGATCGGACTCGTGAATGCAGTTGTGCCACAGGAGGAATTAATGCAAACGGGGATGGAATGGGCCGGCCAGATTGCCGCAAACGGACCAATTGCGGTTAGAGCAGCCAAAAAAGCGATTAACAGCAGTCTTGATACCGATATCGCCTCAGGGCTTGAGGTTGAGAACCAATGCTATCAAATGACCATCCCGACAGAGGACCGTCTGGAGGGGTTACGGGCATTTGCGGAGAAGAGAAAGCCTGTCTATAAAGGAATCTAG
- a CDS encoding GNAT family N-acetyltransferase, which yields MKVEDVFGSFPALETERLLLRKLTKDDAQDVFEYGSDPKVTKYVTWNTHQSLKDTREFMEFSLGKYENKELAPWGMEWKENGKLIGTIDFVSWDIRNRVGEIGYVLSRDYWGKGITTEAAKKVIEFGFEEMDLVRIQARCSTENVGSERVMQKAGMSYEGIIRKGLFAKGKHHDLKLYSVLREEYDAEAEGERNE from the coding sequence GTGAAGGTGGAGGATGTGTTCGGTTCATTTCCTGCTTTAGAAACGGAACGGCTGTTATTGAGAAAGCTGACGAAGGACGACGCGCAAGATGTGTTTGAGTATGGCTCTGACCCTAAGGTCACGAAATACGTGACGTGGAACACGCATCAATCATTGAAAGATACCCGAGAATTTATGGAGTTTTCCTTAGGGAAATATGAGAATAAGGAACTCGCTCCATGGGGAATGGAATGGAAAGAGAACGGCAAGCTGATTGGGACAATCGATTTCGTCTCATGGGACATTCGTAACCGAGTGGGGGAGATTGGCTATGTCCTATCACGTGATTACTGGGGAAAAGGCATCACGACAGAGGCAGCAAAAAAAGTGATTGAGTTTGGATTTGAGGAAATGGATTTAGTGCGTATCCAGGCTCGATGCTCTACAGAAAATGTAGGCTCTGAGCGGGTGATGCAGAAAGCTGGGATGAGCTATGAAGGCATTATTCGAAAAGGATTGTTCGCTAAGGGAAAACATCATGATCTGAAGCTGTATTCCGTTTTGCGAGAGGAGTACGATGCTGAGGCGGAGGGAGAAAGAAATGAATAA
- a CDS encoding AMP-binding protein, with product MQMSKWVPDEDSMKSLRLVQWMKELNLPDYDSFYQKSIQEPEWFWSAVEKELGFVWKKPYEEVLNLDNGIAHPHWYVGGECNLVDTALAKWAETDRMAILWEGEQGEVREYTYAELHAWVSQVASGLQKAGIQKGDRITLFMPMIPEATVSILAAAKIGAIISPIFSGYAEEALKTRVIAAGAKMIITADSFLRRGKQVDMLQTVRNALPELGGVETIVVVGGSDLEAPFMDWSRLEEAGSFEDSVRMKSDDPFMLIYTSGTTGKPKGTVHTHAGFPIKAAIDARVAMDLVEGDRLLWVTDMGWMMGPFQLFASLMNGAAMVMYDGVPDYPESDRLWKLVHKWRVTQLGISPTLIRSLMAKGEGWLDGHNLSSLKVFASTGEPWNSASWLWLFQQAGKSQIPIINYSGGTEISGGILGNVLVKPITPAAFNTPLPGMEVVVLDENGQQVVNKVGELCLTKPWVGMTNGFWNEPERYIKTYWSTYDGYWVHGDWVETDGESWEIKGRSDDTLNIAGKRVGPTEYESILVKHEDVVEAAAIGIPDSIKGEACLCFAVLKGHVKASKLLEDELLEMIGHGLGKALKPKGIYFLSDLPKTRNQKIMRRVIKSAYLQQEPGDLSSLVNPEVVREIALCNEEDIAGNHRSEGDLMRGNQ from the coding sequence ATGCAAATGTCTAAATGGGTGCCTGATGAGGATTCGATGAAATCACTTCGGCTCGTGCAATGGATGAAGGAATTGAATCTCCCTGATTATGATTCGTTCTATCAGAAGTCTATCCAGGAGCCGGAATGGTTTTGGTCGGCAGTGGAAAAAGAGCTTGGATTTGTCTGGAAGAAGCCGTATGAAGAGGTCTTGAACCTTGATAACGGGATTGCCCACCCGCATTGGTATGTCGGAGGGGAATGCAATCTCGTTGATACGGCATTGGCAAAATGGGCGGAAACGGACCGGATGGCCATACTTTGGGAGGGTGAACAAGGGGAAGTGAGGGAATACACCTATGCCGAGCTTCATGCTTGGGTAAGCCAGGTCGCTTCCGGCTTGCAAAAGGCCGGCATCCAAAAGGGTGACCGCATTACTCTCTTTATGCCCATGATTCCGGAGGCGACCGTTTCCATTCTCGCCGCTGCCAAAATTGGCGCGATTATCTCACCAATCTTCTCAGGCTATGCAGAAGAAGCGTTAAAAACCCGGGTTATTGCTGCTGGTGCGAAGATGATCATCACCGCTGACTCCTTTTTGCGCCGAGGCAAGCAAGTGGATATGCTGCAAACCGTACGCAATGCCCTCCCAGAACTTGGCGGTGTGGAAACAATCGTCGTTGTCGGCGGCAGCGATTTAGAAGCTCCATTCATGGACTGGTCAAGGCTGGAGGAGGCTGGCTCCTTTGAGGATTCCGTCCGGATGAAAAGCGATGACCCATTCATGCTGATCTATACCTCAGGGACGACGGGCAAGCCGAAGGGAACGGTTCACACACATGCAGGGTTTCCAATTAAGGCGGCCATTGATGCCCGTGTGGCGATGGACTTAGTGGAAGGGGATCGCCTCCTTTGGGTAACCGATATGGGCTGGATGATGGGACCTTTCCAGCTATTCGCAAGTCTGATGAATGGGGCGGCAATGGTCATGTATGATGGAGTACCTGATTATCCAGAATCCGATCGTCTCTGGAAGCTTGTCCACAAGTGGCGTGTCACCCAGCTGGGAATCTCGCCAACCCTTATCCGCTCACTGATGGCAAAGGGAGAGGGCTGGCTTGATGGGCATAATTTAAGCTCGTTAAAGGTGTTCGCTTCAACAGGTGAGCCGTGGAATTCCGCCTCCTGGCTCTGGCTCTTCCAGCAGGCAGGCAAAAGCCAGATACCCATTATCAACTATTCTGGCGGCACGGAAATCTCCGGCGGCATTCTCGGCAATGTGCTCGTAAAGCCCATCACACCGGCTGCCTTTAATACCCCATTGCCAGGAATGGAGGTAGTTGTTCTGGATGAGAACGGCCAGCAGGTAGTAAATAAGGTTGGCGAGCTTTGTCTGACAAAGCCGTGGGTCGGGATGACCAATGGTTTCTGGAATGAGCCGGAGCGCTACATAAAGACATACTGGAGTACTTATGACGGCTATTGGGTTCACGGCGACTGGGTTGAAACAGACGGGGAGTCCTGGGAAATCAAGGGCCGTTCAGATGATACACTCAATATTGCCGGCAAGCGGGTTGGACCGACTGAATATGAATCGATTCTCGTCAAGCATGAGGATGTCGTGGAAGCGGCAGCCATTGGAATACCTGATTCGATCAAGGGGGAGGCCTGCCTTTGCTTTGCTGTCTTAAAGGGACATGTCAAAGCTAGCAAGCTCCTGGAAGACGAGTTGCTTGAGATGATTGGGCATGGTCTTGGGAAGGCATTAAAGCCTAAAGGAATCTATTTCTTATCAGACCTTCCAAAGACGAGAAATCAGAAAATCATGAGACGGGTTATTAAATCCGCCTATTTGCAGCAGGAGCCCGGAGATTTATCCTCCTTAGTGAATCCGGAGGTTGTAAGGGAAATCGCCCTGTGCAACGAAGAAGACATAGCAGGTAATCATAGAAGTGAAGGCGATCTGATGAGAGGAAATCAATAA
- a CDS encoding MarR family winged helix-turn-helix transcriptional regulator codes for MKNSQKEPIVLTHVKMIEHLVKRIGDEHLKQIGLTKSQADVIILLAHESDKVFRQRDIERALNYSNPTVTGLLNRLEHKNFIVRHIDPDDSRARIISLTGAALDVLDAIYQSIHQTEQMLLEGFSDEEIHLLKPFMSRMAANALRHM; via the coding sequence ATGAAGAATTCCCAAAAAGAGCCTATTGTTCTTACACATGTGAAAATGATTGAGCATCTTGTCAAACGAATTGGAGATGAACATCTGAAGCAGATTGGCTTAACGAAAAGTCAGGCAGATGTCATTATATTACTTGCGCATGAATCAGATAAAGTGTTCCGGCAGCGTGATATTGAGCGTGCCTTGAATTATTCGAACCCGACTGTAACAGGCTTATTAAACCGGCTGGAGCATAAAAATTTTATCGTCCGTCACATCGACCCAGACGATTCGAGAGCTCGCATTATTTCATTAACTGGCGCTGCACTAGATGTTCTTGATGCTATTTATCAAAGTATTCATCAAACAGAGCAAATGCTTTTAGAGGGATTTTCGGATGAAGAGATTCATCTATTAAAGCCTTTCATGAGTAGGATGGCAGCAAATGCATTACGTCATATGTGA
- a CDS encoding acetyl-CoA carboxylase biotin carboxyl carrier protein subunit yields the protein MAQEIKASMAGSVWKVQVKQGDSVTSGDDIVILESMKMEIPIAAEMDGQISEVLVNEGDFVNEGDVLARMD from the coding sequence ATGGCACAAGAGATTAAAGCCAGCATGGCAGGAAGTGTTTGGAAGGTTCAAGTGAAGCAAGGGGATTCCGTTACAAGCGGGGATGACATCGTCATTTTAGAATCCATGAAGATGGAGATTCCCATTGCCGCTGAAATGGATGGACAGATCAGCGAGGTGCTCGTGAACGAAGGGGATTTCGTGAATGAAGGAGACGTACTCGCCCGAATGGACTGA
- a CDS encoding MFS transporter — translation MKQKYLKNSGLIALITILSMIPPLSTDLYMPALPEMTAYFKTSSTLMSSTMTIFFIFMAIGILILGPMSDKYGRKPILIASISISLIFSGLCAISPTITFLIIARAASAVGAGGMVAIATALIKDSFEGKSMSQVLSVTQAFGLLAPMLAPLLGALILSIFDWKMTFIALAILTGISLIGALLLQETLPRHERTQGSTIQSILGLGQIARNRHFTSVLMVGALIAAPYMAYLAIASYIYIDGFGVSESTFSIYFAINSAAAILGPVIYMKFGAGSVKKAINIGIIVSIISAVFIFTVGHAGPVIFLLSYVIYSIVSTYFRPMISDLLLSATETDVGAASSVMNFGFTVVGSIGMTVGSLAWSSYTSGLAITMLIFISFTTLAWLYLLKAKSIKFDWK, via the coding sequence ATGAAGCAAAAGTATTTAAAGAATTCTGGTTTAATCGCATTGATTACCATACTATCGATGATACCGCCATTATCGACTGACTTATATATGCCGGCGTTGCCTGAAATGACGGCATACTTTAAGACATCCTCTACATTAATGAGTTCTACCATGACGATCTTTTTTATTTTCATGGCAATCGGCATTTTAATTCTAGGTCCAATGAGTGATAAATATGGCCGAAAACCGATCTTGATTGCAAGTATTTCTATTTCTTTGATATTTAGTGGCCTGTGTGCAATTTCTCCAACCATCACCTTCTTAATTATTGCGCGTGCAGCTTCAGCGGTAGGTGCAGGCGGTATGGTAGCGATTGCGACAGCCTTAATTAAAGATAGCTTTGAAGGAAAATCAATGTCACAAGTATTATCTGTTACACAAGCATTCGGACTGCTGGCTCCAATGTTAGCTCCTCTTTTAGGAGCACTCATTTTAAGTATCTTTGATTGGAAAATGACATTTATTGCCTTGGCCATCTTAACAGGTATTTCCCTCATTGGTGCTCTCCTTTTACAGGAAACGTTACCAAGGCATGAACGCACGCAAGGGAGCACCATTCAGTCTATTTTAGGATTGGGCCAAATTGCCAGAAACCGTCATTTTACAAGCGTGTTAATGGTTGGAGCATTAATTGCAGCACCGTATATGGCTTACCTGGCTATTGCCTCCTATATTTATATTGATGGTTTTGGTGTTTCGGAATCAACCTTCAGTATCTATTTCGCCATTAACTCTGCCGCTGCTATTTTGGGTCCAGTCATTTACATGAAATTCGGAGCGGGTTCTGTCAAGAAAGCAATCAATATCGGGATTATTGTCTCCATCATTTCAGCGGTATTCATTTTCACAGTAGGTCATGCAGGTCCGGTCATTTTCTTATTGTCATACGTCATTTATTCGATTGTATCGACCTATTTCCGACCAATGATTTCAGATTTATTATTATCAGCTACTGAGACAGATGTCGGGGCAGCATCCTCTGTGATGAATTTCGGATTTACTGTAGTCGGCAGTATCGGCATGACTGTTGGTTCATTAGCCTGGAGTAGTTATACAAGCGGATTAGCCATTACGATGTTGATCTTTATTTCTTTCACTACCCTTGCTTGGCTCTATCTTTTAAAAGCAAAATCGATAAAATTTGATTGGAAATAA
- a CDS encoding acyl-CoA carboxylase subunit beta — translation MDTIQAELNERISRIKEGGQEKYHQKNKEAGKLFVRDRLNQLLDNGLESEDALFANCEAEDLPADGVVTGLGSINGQAVAVMANDSTIKAGSWGSRTVEKIIRIQETADKLQIPMLYLVDSAGARITDQVEMFPGRRGAGRIFYNQVKMSGKVPQICLLFGPSAAGGAYIPAFCDIVVMVEGNASMYLGSPRMSEMVIGEKVTLEQMGGARMHCSVSGCGDVLAKSEEEAIEFARRYLSYFPANFTEKPKAFEPRAAAQLAKPLEELLPNNQNAPFDMYELIKGVIDEGSFCEIKKLFAPELITGLARLQGKPVGIIANQPRVKGGVLFHDSADKAAKFIHLCDAYHIPLLFLADIPGFMIGTKVEQAGIIRHGAKMIAAMSEATVPKISVIVRKAYGAGLYAMAGPAFEPDCCLALPNASIAVMGPEAAVNAVYANKIAALPEEERQAFVMQKREEYKEDINLYHLASEMIIDGIIEPQNLRQELSTRFRLYESKQQVFTTRKHPVYPV, via the coding sequence ATGGATACTATTCAAGCAGAATTAAACGAGCGAATTTCCCGCATAAAAGAAGGCGGGCAGGAGAAATACCATCAAAAAAACAAGGAAGCAGGGAAGCTGTTTGTTCGAGATCGTCTGAACCAGCTGCTTGATAACGGACTCGAGTCAGAGGATGCCCTATTCGCCAATTGCGAGGCAGAGGATCTGCCGGCTGATGGTGTGGTAACAGGACTCGGATCTATTAACGGGCAGGCGGTTGCCGTCATGGCGAATGATTCGACCATTAAGGCAGGCTCATGGGGCTCAAGAACGGTCGAGAAAATCATCCGCATTCAGGAGACCGCGGATAAGCTGCAGATTCCGATGCTGTATCTTGTCGATTCAGCAGGAGCCCGTATAACAGACCAGGTTGAGATGTTCCCTGGCAGGCGCGGAGCTGGACGCATTTTCTATAATCAGGTGAAAATGTCCGGCAAGGTGCCGCAAATCTGTTTATTGTTTGGCCCTTCCGCTGCCGGTGGAGCCTATATCCCGGCCTTTTGTGACATCGTCGTGATGGTAGAGGGCAATGCCTCCATGTACCTCGGATCACCGCGTATGTCAGAGATGGTAATCGGGGAGAAGGTAACCCTTGAACAAATGGGCGGTGCGAGGATGCATTGCTCGGTTTCGGGCTGCGGGGATGTGCTGGCGAAGAGTGAAGAGGAGGCCATTGAGTTTGCCCGTCGATATTTGTCTTATTTTCCAGCAAATTTCACGGAAAAACCGAAGGCATTCGAGCCAAGGGCCGCTGCGCAATTGGCAAAGCCGCTTGAGGAGCTTCTGCCGAACAATCAAAATGCACCCTTTGATATGTATGAGTTAATCAAAGGCGTCATTGATGAGGGCTCCTTCTGCGAAATCAAGAAGCTGTTCGCACCTGAGCTCATCACGGGACTTGCCCGCCTGCAAGGGAAGCCGGTCGGCATTATTGCCAATCAGCCGCGTGTCAAAGGCGGCGTTCTTTTCCATGATTCAGCGGATAAGGCGGCGAAGTTCATTCATTTATGCGATGCCTATCATATTCCGCTTCTATTCCTTGCGGATATCCCAGGCTTCATGATTGGCACAAAGGTCGAGCAGGCAGGGATCATCCGCCATGGTGCAAAGATGATTGCCGCGATGAGCGAGGCAACTGTGCCGAAGATCTCTGTCATTGTTCGTAAAGCATATGGTGCGGGCCTTTATGCGATGGCCGGCCCTGCCTTTGAGCCGGATTGCTGTCTTGCCCTCCCGAATGCCTCGATTGCGGTTATGGGACCGGAAGCAGCCGTGAACGCTGTCTATGCCAATAAGATTGCTGCCTTGCCAGAGGAAGAGCGCCAGGCCTTTGTCATGCAAAAGCGGGAGGAATATAAAGAGGATATTAATCTCTATCACCTTGCCTCAGAGATGATCATTGACGGGATTATCGAGCCGCAAAACCTTCGTCAGGAGCTTTCAACAAGATTCCGTCTATACGAAAGCAAGCAGCAAGTGTTCACGACAAGAAAGCACCCGGTTTATCCGGTGTAA